In Sphaerospermopsis torques-reginae ITEP-024, the genomic window TTGTTAAAAATGCCACTCAGGGTAGTAAATTAAATGCTTTCTTTCCTGAAAGTGATGATGATTACGACCGAGTTTATACCCAAGAGAAAAAAGGCTTTTCAGAAGCGAATTTGAAAAAAGACGGTAAAGTTGTAGCGCAGTTAGCTATTTCTGATACTACCAGCACGCCCACAGTAGCATCAAAATATGCCAACAGTACCAAGAAAATTGAAGGTTATCCTGCTGTAGAAACAGGTAAAACTCAAACTTCGGTTTTGGTTGGTAAATATCAAGTCAAGGTAATTTCTAAAGATCCATTATTTAACGCTAGTGACAGGGAAGATTGGATTGAAAAATTCGATCTTGATGGTTTAGCTAAGTTGAAATAACCTCTAAGTTTTCCATATAGCAGTTACTACTGTCATGGAGATAATTTGTAATGGAGATAATTTCACCCTAGCTGATTACTAATTACTGACTGCTGACAGCTATAAAAAAAATATCAATCAGGAGATTTTTGTGAGTAAACCAATTTTTGAGTTAGTTGATGAATTACCAACCAGCGGTTTAACTGTTTCTATGTTGAACGCTTTGGATTTTATTGCTCCCGGTGAATGGCAAAATACTGTGGGTTTTGTCAATACTATTAAAACTGTGACTGGTGAAGATGATGAGGATCTAATTCAACAAATTGGTGAACGGGCAATTTATCTTTTTAATGATAAATCCCAAGGTTATCAAACTGCTTTATGGCTATATCAAACTGTTGATGGTACTGATAAAGCTTTAGGTGCAGCAGCTTTGGCTAATAAAGTTGGTGCAACCATACCCCTATTTGGTTTTTTAAACTCCTTAACTCCCAAAGCAGATAAAGCTCAAACTATTGATTTGACATTAAAAGTAGTCGCTGAATTAGTCGCTTTTTGTCAAATTAACGGTATTCCTGGTGATAGTATTGGCGATTTTGTTGGTGCTTTAGGTGAATATAGTGGTGAGTCAATGATCCGCATGGCAGCCTTGGTTGCTGTTGATGGTATCCTGCCTTTGGGTCCTGATTTCATTGAGAAATCATTAAGTTTTCTCAGTAACATGAATCCCCACGAGTTGGATCAAAACTCCACTTTCAAAGCAATGAGCAATTTTATCCCTGGTAGTAGCCCTGGTGGTAAACTAAACTTTATTGGTGAAAGTCTTGATTCTGTTAAAGGTTGGATGAATGGCTTAGTTTCTGCTAATGCTTTAACAGCACAGAAAGTTCTTGGTAACTTGAGCGGGTTTCTTGAATTTGCTGATGATAAATTAGACTATGTGGCGGCGTTTCTAGATGTGTCCACTAATTACTATGAACATACAGGAACTCAAACTTTAGCTCGACGTTTGATTGAACGCGCATTTGCAGAAATTTAACTAATTTTTGAGCCTAAATACAACTTGTAGTAGTGCCGAAAATCAATAAATGCAGCACTACTACAAACAGGTTTTCTATTAGTTTCTACTAATTACTTGTGGCTTCTAGAATCTATCGCCAGAAAAAACAGAAGTTAAGGGGAATAATGAAGGGATGCTAACTGGTTTTTACAGTTGCAGAGATCATTAATGTCACCTGTCACCTGTCACCTGTCACCTACTCTATTACTTGAAGCGAGAACGTTGTTGACGACGTTGCTTGTGTCTAGCTATGGCTTTACGCTTCTCTTTTTCTAAAGGTGTTTCAAAATGGCGATTCTTCCGCATATCTTGGAAAATTCCGGCTTTTGAAACTTCACGTTTAAATCTCCGCAAAGCTGATTCAATACCTTCATTTTCCCCTAAAACTACTTGTGTCATTCCTATTTCTCCTTTTTTGGTTTAACACATACAAACTAGAGTATAAAAATATCTCAGCAGAGTCAAACCCTGGGCTTTATCTGCTGGAGACTCTAGATTTCAAAGATTTAAAATTTCTTCAGAACAGGATTAATAACGGCGATCGCCTCCACGACCTCCACCAGAACGGCCACCGCCGCCACCCCAGCTTCCACGAGAAGAACCTCTTTCCTCACGGGGTCTAGCCTTGTTCACTTTTAAACCTCTCCCCATCCACTCAGCACCATCAAGTGCTTCAATAGCTGCTGTTTCTTCAGCTTCAGACGACATTTCCACAAAGGCAAAACCTCGTGGACGGCCTGTTTCCCTATCAGTCGGTAGCTGCACCGAGCTAACTGTCCCGTATTCAGCAAAAGCCAGTTTCAAATCTTCTGCTGTCACCTGATAGGACAAATTTCCAACATAAATCGACATAGATGGTCTCCCAAACCAGAGAGTGTAGAGAGTTAGATTCGGAGAGACGCATTTAAAACAAATTAAAACGACTTACTCAACCGAAAATAATCCTTATATCCGCGAGTATAGCACAGCCTTTGAATATGAACTCACATTGAGTAACATTTCTTCAGCCACCTATGGACTAGCTCCAACTGAATAGCAGACTAGCTACTGATGGAAGGCTGAAAGCTAAAAAATCATTAAGGATTTTAGGAATTGTCACTCTCATTTAGCGTAGTTTCTAATCATAGCATAACTCAAGTCTACATGGAAAAGAATTTATCTTTTGTGTCGGGACTTCATTTGGCCGCAAACTCAGTCAATATCTGCTCTGCTTTCTGACACAATATTTCATGATCTTGAGAACTACTAGCCAACAAACCGCCCCATTGGTTGATGTCACCAGTGTTATACTCTAATGGTCTGCCGTCAAAGTGAGTAAATTTACCACTAGCTTCTGTTAAAATTAATTCCGGTGCAGCCATATCCCAATCTTTAGGAGCAGATTTACCAGACAGGGAAATATAAACATCTGCCTGTTGTTCCACGATAGCAGCCACTTTACAACCTACACTACCAATGGCTTTTTGTTTTTGACAAGGTAAATTTTTGAGTAAATATTCTAACCTTTCATTGCGATGGGAACGACTAACAACCAAGATTAAATCTTCAAGTGCTTTAGCAGCAGCCACTTTCAAAGGACGAGAACCATTAACAGTTTCCACAAAAGTACCACCACCTTTAGTAGCATAATATATCTTTTCCGCTTCCGGTATTGCTACCACTGCTAAAATTGGCCTTGTGTTTTGCACTAAAGCAATATGTATTGCATATTCCCCAGTTTTATTAATAAAATCTCTTGTACCATCCAAAGGATCAATAATCCAAACTAACTCCCCAGGATATTTACCTTGTTGAGATTTATAAGTTTCTTCGCTGATATAACCAAAATTTTCATCAACAAATGCTGCCTGTAGGTGAGATAGGATATACTCACTCACAGCCTTATCAGCAATGGTTATGGGTTCATTTTGCTTATATTCTATTTCTAAGTTAGAGTTGTTAGCAGTTCCTTGATAA contains:
- a CDS encoding RNA recognition motif domain-containing protein; the protein is MSIYVGNLSYQVTAEDLKLAFAEYGTVSSVQLPTDRETGRPRGFAFVEMSSEAEETAAIEALDGAEWMGRGLKVNKARPREERGSSRGSWGGGGGRSGGGRGGDRRY
- the rpsU gene encoding 30S ribosomal protein S21 — encoded protein: MTQVVLGENEGIESALRRFKREVSKAGIFQDMRKNRHFETPLEKEKRKAIARHKQRRQQRSRFK
- a CDS encoding 3'(2'),5'-bisphosphate nucleotidase CysQ family protein, producing MTNLQEILKITRQVGWGAAKLLRSYYQGTANNSNLEIEYKQNEPITIADKAVSEYILSHLQAAFVDENFGYISEETYKSQQGKYPGELVWIIDPLDGTRDFINKTGEYAIHIALVQNTRPILAVVAIPEAEKIYYATKGGGTFVETVNGSRPLKVAAAKALEDLILVVSRSHRNERLEYLLKNLPCQKQKAIGSVGCKVAAIVEQQADVYISLSGKSAPKDWDMAAPELILTEASGKFTHFDGRPLEYNTGDINQWGGLLASSSQDHEILCQKAEQILTEFAAK